A window of the Chionomys nivalis chromosome 25, mChiNiv1.1, whole genome shotgun sequence genome harbors these coding sequences:
- the Hcfc2 gene encoding host cell factor 2 isoform X2 — MAAPSLLNWRRVSSFTGPVPRARHGHRAVAIRELMIIFGGGNEGIADELHVYNTVTNQWFLPAVRGDIPPGCAAHGFVCDGTRILVFGGMVEYGRYSNELYELQASRWLWRKVKPQPPPSGLPPCPRLGHSFSLYGNKCYLFGGLANESEDSNNNVPRYLNDFYELELQHGSGVVGWSIPATKGIVPSPRESHTAIIYCKKDSGSPKMYVFGGMCGARLDDLWQLDLETMSWSKPETKGTVPLPRSLHTASVIGNKMYIFGGWVPHKGENPENSPNDCEWRCTSSFSYLNLDTAEWITLVSDSQEDKKNSRPRPRAGHCAVAVGTRLYFWSGRDGYKKALNSQVCCKDLWYLDTEKPPAPSQVQLIKATTNSFHVKWDEVPTVEGYLLQLNTDLPYQTASPDSSAAPNTLGGRMDPQRQGSNSILQNSVSDTVNSAKTEHTAMKGTSLKSKPDFRAADSNAGLHSPLAPNAPHNNSCVADMLWKSEVDEICARPATKISRVEVHAAAAPFSKETPSNPVAILKTEHQWCDVGIFKNNTALVSQFYLLPKGKQSMSKVGNADVPDYSLLKKQDLIPGTVYKFRVAAINGCGIGPFSKISEFKTCIPGFPGAPSTVRISKNVEGIHLSWEPPTSPSGNILEYSAYLAIRTAQVQDNPSQLVFMRIYCGLKTSCVVTSGQLANAHIDYTSRPAVVFRISAKNEKGYGPATQVRWLQVLLGQLRHHGGICSVYCFPRSVEMV, encoded by the exons ATGGCGGCTCCCAGCCTCCTCAACTGGAGGCGGGTTTCCTCCTTCACCGGGCCGGTGCCCCGCGCCCGGCACGGACACCGAGCCGTAGCCATCCGGGAGCTGATGATAATCTTCGGCGGGGGCAACGAGGGCATCGCGGACGAGCTGCACGTCTACAACACCG TTACAAATCAGTGGTTCCTACCAGCTGTCAGAGGAGACATCCCTCCAGGCTGTGCGGCCCATGGATTTGTCTGTGATGGCACTAGAATACTAGTGTTTGGGGGCATGGTTGAATATGGAAGATACAGCAATGAGCTATATGAGCTACAA GCAAGTCGTTGGCTATGGAGAAAAGTGAAACCCCAGCCTCCTCCTTCTGGCTTACCTCCTTGTCCTCGTCTGGGACATAGTTTCTCTTTATATGGTAACAAATGCTATTTGTTTGGCGGTCTGGCAAATGAGAGTGAAGATTCCAATAACAATGTCCCCAG GTATTTAAATGATTTCTATGAGCTGGAACTACAGCATGGTTCTGGTGTCGTGGGCTGGAGCATTCCAGCCACGAAAGGCATTGTACCTTCTCCAAGAGAATCCCACACTGCTATTATATATTGTAAAAAAGACTCCGGGAGTCCTAAGATGTATGTGTTTGGTGGAATGTGTGGTGCTCGCCTGGATGACCTATGGCAGCTTGATTTAG aaactATGTCTTggtcaaaaccagaaacaaagggGACAGTGCCACTTCCGCGGAGCCTTCATACAGCCAGTGTTATAGGAAACAA gatGTACATTTTTGGTGGATGGGTTCCCCACAAGGGGGAGAATCCTGAGAATTCACCTAATGATTGCGAGTGGAGATGTACGAGCTCATTTTCTTACCTGAATCTAG atacAGCAGAGTGGATCACTCTAGTGTCAGATTCTcaggaagataaaaaaaattcaaggccaAGACCACGAGCCGGACACTGCGCTGTTGCGGTCGGCACTCGACTGTACTTCTGGAGTGGAAGAGATGGCTACAAAAAAGCCCTCAATAGTCAAGTGTGCTGCAAGGATCTCTGGTATCTCGATACTG AGAAACCGCCAGCACCATCCCAAGTCCAGCTGATCAAAGCTACTACCAACTCTTTCCACGTCAAGTGGGACGAAGTGCCGACGGTCGAGGGCTATCTCTTGCAGTTGAATACTGACTTGCCGTACCAAACTGCATCACCCGATTCTTCAGCAGCGCCAAATACGCTAG GAGGCAGGATGGACCCTCAGAGACAAGGCAGTAATAGCATCCTTCAGAACAGT GTTAGTGATACAGTAAACAGTGCAAAAACTGAGCACACAGCCATGAAGGGGACCTCACTGAAAAGCAAACCAGACTTCAGAGCAGCCGACTCTAATGCTGGCTTGCATTCGCCTTTGGCGCCTAATGCTCCTCATAACAACAGCTGTGTGGCAGATATGCTCTGGAAGAGTGAAG TTGATGAAATATGTGCTCGGCCTGCAACTAAGATCAGCCGTGTGGAGGTACATGCCGCAGCAGCGCCGTTCTCT AAAGAGACACCTTCAAATCCAGTGGCCATTTTGAAAACAGAACATCAATGGTGTGATgtgggaatttttaaaaacaacaccGCTTTGGTGAGCCAGTTTTACTTGCtaccaaaaggaaaacaaagtatgTCAAAG GTAGGAAATGCAGATGTGCCTGACTACAGTTTACTAAAAAAACAGGATCTTATTCCTGGAACAGTATATAAATTCAGGGTTGCTGCAATCAATGGTTGTGGAATAGGCCCTTTCAGCAAAATCAGTGAATTTAAAACGTGtatccctggctttcctggagctCCTTCTACAGTCCGAATTTCCAAG AATGTCGAAGGGATTCACCTTTCCTGGGAGCCTCCAACTTCACCTTCTGGAAACATTTTGGAATACTCAGCCTACTTGGCTATCCGCACAGCACAGGTGCAAGATAATCCAAGCCAGCTTGTGTTCATGAGGATCTACTGTGGCCTGAAAACCTCATGTGTCGTGACTTCTGGGCAACTTGCAAATGCACACATTGACTACACGTCTAGACCTGCCGTTGTGTTCCGGATATCGGCCAAGAATGAGAAGGGCTACGGACCAGCCACACAAGTTCGGTGGCTTCAAG TTCTTCTCGGACAGCTGAGACACCACGGAGGCATTTGTTCCGTTTACTGCTTTCCACGGT CTGTCGAGATGGTCTGA
- the Hcfc2 gene encoding host cell factor 2 isoform X3 — protein sequence MAAPSLLNWRRVSSFTGPVPRARHGHRAVAIRELMIIFGGGNEGIADELHVYNTVTNQWFLPAVRGDIPPGCAAHGFVCDGTRILVFGGMVEYGRYSNELYELQASRWLWRKVKPQPPPSGLPPCPRLGHSFSLYGNKCYLFGGLANESEDSNNNVPRYLNDFYELELQHGSGVVGWSIPATKGIVPSPRESHTAIIYCKKDSGSPKMYVFGGMCGARLDDLWQLDLETMSWSKPETKGTVPLPRSLHTASVIGNKMYIFGGWVPHKGENPENSPNDCEWRCTSSFSYLNLDTAEWITLVSDSQEDKKNSRPRPRAGHCAVAVGTRLYFWSGRDGYKKALNSQVCCKDLWYLDTEKPPAPSQVQLIKATTNSFHVKWDEVPTVEGYLLQLNTDLPYQTASPDSSAAPNTLVDEICARPATKISRVEVHAAAAPFSKETPSNPVAILKTEHQWCDVGIFKNNTALVSQFYLLPKGKQSMSKVGNADVPDYSLLKKQDLIPGTVYKFRVAAINGCGIGPFSKISEFKTCIPGFPGAPSTVRISKNVEGIHLSWEPPTSPSGNILEYSAYLAIRTAQVQDNPSQLVFMRIYCGLKTSCVVTSGQLANAHIDYTSRPAVVFRISAKNEKGYGPATQVRWLQVLLGQLRHHGGICSVYCFPRCKYCCGVWPGPHVHALSL from the exons ATGGCGGCTCCCAGCCTCCTCAACTGGAGGCGGGTTTCCTCCTTCACCGGGCCGGTGCCCCGCGCCCGGCACGGACACCGAGCCGTAGCCATCCGGGAGCTGATGATAATCTTCGGCGGGGGCAACGAGGGCATCGCGGACGAGCTGCACGTCTACAACACCG TTACAAATCAGTGGTTCCTACCAGCTGTCAGAGGAGACATCCCTCCAGGCTGTGCGGCCCATGGATTTGTCTGTGATGGCACTAGAATACTAGTGTTTGGGGGCATGGTTGAATATGGAAGATACAGCAATGAGCTATATGAGCTACAA GCAAGTCGTTGGCTATGGAGAAAAGTGAAACCCCAGCCTCCTCCTTCTGGCTTACCTCCTTGTCCTCGTCTGGGACATAGTTTCTCTTTATATGGTAACAAATGCTATTTGTTTGGCGGTCTGGCAAATGAGAGTGAAGATTCCAATAACAATGTCCCCAG GTATTTAAATGATTTCTATGAGCTGGAACTACAGCATGGTTCTGGTGTCGTGGGCTGGAGCATTCCAGCCACGAAAGGCATTGTACCTTCTCCAAGAGAATCCCACACTGCTATTATATATTGTAAAAAAGACTCCGGGAGTCCTAAGATGTATGTGTTTGGTGGAATGTGTGGTGCTCGCCTGGATGACCTATGGCAGCTTGATTTAG aaactATGTCTTggtcaaaaccagaaacaaagggGACAGTGCCACTTCCGCGGAGCCTTCATACAGCCAGTGTTATAGGAAACAA gatGTACATTTTTGGTGGATGGGTTCCCCACAAGGGGGAGAATCCTGAGAATTCACCTAATGATTGCGAGTGGAGATGTACGAGCTCATTTTCTTACCTGAATCTAG atacAGCAGAGTGGATCACTCTAGTGTCAGATTCTcaggaagataaaaaaaattcaaggccaAGACCACGAGCCGGACACTGCGCTGTTGCGGTCGGCACTCGACTGTACTTCTGGAGTGGAAGAGATGGCTACAAAAAAGCCCTCAATAGTCAAGTGTGCTGCAAGGATCTCTGGTATCTCGATACTG AGAAACCGCCAGCACCATCCCAAGTCCAGCTGATCAAAGCTACTACCAACTCTTTCCACGTCAAGTGGGACGAAGTGCCGACGGTCGAGGGCTATCTCTTGCAGTTGAATACTGACTTGCCGTACCAAACTGCATCACCCGATTCTTCAGCAGCGCCAAATACGCTAG TTGATGAAATATGTGCTCGGCCTGCAACTAAGATCAGCCGTGTGGAGGTACATGCCGCAGCAGCGCCGTTCTCT AAAGAGACACCTTCAAATCCAGTGGCCATTTTGAAAACAGAACATCAATGGTGTGATgtgggaatttttaaaaacaacaccGCTTTGGTGAGCCAGTTTTACTTGCtaccaaaaggaaaacaaagtatgTCAAAG GTAGGAAATGCAGATGTGCCTGACTACAGTTTACTAAAAAAACAGGATCTTATTCCTGGAACAGTATATAAATTCAGGGTTGCTGCAATCAATGGTTGTGGAATAGGCCCTTTCAGCAAAATCAGTGAATTTAAAACGTGtatccctggctttcctggagctCCTTCTACAGTCCGAATTTCCAAG AATGTCGAAGGGATTCACCTTTCCTGGGAGCCTCCAACTTCACCTTCTGGAAACATTTTGGAATACTCAGCCTACTTGGCTATCCGCACAGCACAGGTGCAAGATAATCCAAGCCAGCTTGTGTTCATGAGGATCTACTGTGGCCTGAAAACCTCATGTGTCGTGACTTCTGGGCAACTTGCAAATGCACACATTGACTACACGTCTAGACCTGCCGTTGTGTTCCGGATATCGGCCAAGAATGAGAAGGGCTACGGACCAGCCACACAAGTTCGGTGGCTTCAAG TTCTTCTCGGACAGCTGAGACACCACGGAGGCATTTGTTCCGTTTACTGCTTTCCACGGTGTAAGTATTGTTGTGGCGTGTGGCCAGGCCCGCATGTGCATGCTTTGAGTCTTTAA
- the Hcfc2 gene encoding host cell factor 2 isoform X1 codes for MAAPSLLNWRRVSSFTGPVPRARHGHRAVAIRELMIIFGGGNEGIADELHVYNTVTNQWFLPAVRGDIPPGCAAHGFVCDGTRILVFGGMVEYGRYSNELYELQASRWLWRKVKPQPPPSGLPPCPRLGHSFSLYGNKCYLFGGLANESEDSNNNVPRYLNDFYELELQHGSGVVGWSIPATKGIVPSPRESHTAIIYCKKDSGSPKMYVFGGMCGARLDDLWQLDLETMSWSKPETKGTVPLPRSLHTASVIGNKMYIFGGWVPHKGENPENSPNDCEWRCTSSFSYLNLDTAEWITLVSDSQEDKKNSRPRPRAGHCAVAVGTRLYFWSGRDGYKKALNSQVCCKDLWYLDTEKPPAPSQVQLIKATTNSFHVKWDEVPTVEGYLLQLNTDLPYQTASPDSSAAPNTLGGRMDPQRQGSNSILQNSVSDTVNSAKTEHTAMKGTSLKSKPDFRAADSNAGLHSPLAPNAPHNNSCVADMLWKSEVDEICARPATKISRVEVHAAAAPFSKETPSNPVAILKTEHQWCDVGIFKNNTALVSQFYLLPKGKQSMSKVGNADVPDYSLLKKQDLIPGTVYKFRVAAINGCGIGPFSKISEFKTCIPGFPGAPSTVRISKNVEGIHLSWEPPTSPSGNILEYSAYLAIRTAQVQDNPSQLVFMRIYCGLKTSCVVTSGQLANAHIDYTSRPAVVFRISAKNEKGYGPATQVRWLQVLLGQLRHHGGICSVYCFPRCKYCCGVWPGPHVHALSL; via the exons ATGGCGGCTCCCAGCCTCCTCAACTGGAGGCGGGTTTCCTCCTTCACCGGGCCGGTGCCCCGCGCCCGGCACGGACACCGAGCCGTAGCCATCCGGGAGCTGATGATAATCTTCGGCGGGGGCAACGAGGGCATCGCGGACGAGCTGCACGTCTACAACACCG TTACAAATCAGTGGTTCCTACCAGCTGTCAGAGGAGACATCCCTCCAGGCTGTGCGGCCCATGGATTTGTCTGTGATGGCACTAGAATACTAGTGTTTGGGGGCATGGTTGAATATGGAAGATACAGCAATGAGCTATATGAGCTACAA GCAAGTCGTTGGCTATGGAGAAAAGTGAAACCCCAGCCTCCTCCTTCTGGCTTACCTCCTTGTCCTCGTCTGGGACATAGTTTCTCTTTATATGGTAACAAATGCTATTTGTTTGGCGGTCTGGCAAATGAGAGTGAAGATTCCAATAACAATGTCCCCAG GTATTTAAATGATTTCTATGAGCTGGAACTACAGCATGGTTCTGGTGTCGTGGGCTGGAGCATTCCAGCCACGAAAGGCATTGTACCTTCTCCAAGAGAATCCCACACTGCTATTATATATTGTAAAAAAGACTCCGGGAGTCCTAAGATGTATGTGTTTGGTGGAATGTGTGGTGCTCGCCTGGATGACCTATGGCAGCTTGATTTAG aaactATGTCTTggtcaaaaccagaaacaaagggGACAGTGCCACTTCCGCGGAGCCTTCATACAGCCAGTGTTATAGGAAACAA gatGTACATTTTTGGTGGATGGGTTCCCCACAAGGGGGAGAATCCTGAGAATTCACCTAATGATTGCGAGTGGAGATGTACGAGCTCATTTTCTTACCTGAATCTAG atacAGCAGAGTGGATCACTCTAGTGTCAGATTCTcaggaagataaaaaaaattcaaggccaAGACCACGAGCCGGACACTGCGCTGTTGCGGTCGGCACTCGACTGTACTTCTGGAGTGGAAGAGATGGCTACAAAAAAGCCCTCAATAGTCAAGTGTGCTGCAAGGATCTCTGGTATCTCGATACTG AGAAACCGCCAGCACCATCCCAAGTCCAGCTGATCAAAGCTACTACCAACTCTTTCCACGTCAAGTGGGACGAAGTGCCGACGGTCGAGGGCTATCTCTTGCAGTTGAATACTGACTTGCCGTACCAAACTGCATCACCCGATTCTTCAGCAGCGCCAAATACGCTAG GAGGCAGGATGGACCCTCAGAGACAAGGCAGTAATAGCATCCTTCAGAACAGT GTTAGTGATACAGTAAACAGTGCAAAAACTGAGCACACAGCCATGAAGGGGACCTCACTGAAAAGCAAACCAGACTTCAGAGCAGCCGACTCTAATGCTGGCTTGCATTCGCCTTTGGCGCCTAATGCTCCTCATAACAACAGCTGTGTGGCAGATATGCTCTGGAAGAGTGAAG TTGATGAAATATGTGCTCGGCCTGCAACTAAGATCAGCCGTGTGGAGGTACATGCCGCAGCAGCGCCGTTCTCT AAAGAGACACCTTCAAATCCAGTGGCCATTTTGAAAACAGAACATCAATGGTGTGATgtgggaatttttaaaaacaacaccGCTTTGGTGAGCCAGTTTTACTTGCtaccaaaaggaaaacaaagtatgTCAAAG GTAGGAAATGCAGATGTGCCTGACTACAGTTTACTAAAAAAACAGGATCTTATTCCTGGAACAGTATATAAATTCAGGGTTGCTGCAATCAATGGTTGTGGAATAGGCCCTTTCAGCAAAATCAGTGAATTTAAAACGTGtatccctggctttcctggagctCCTTCTACAGTCCGAATTTCCAAG AATGTCGAAGGGATTCACCTTTCCTGGGAGCCTCCAACTTCACCTTCTGGAAACATTTTGGAATACTCAGCCTACTTGGCTATCCGCACAGCACAGGTGCAAGATAATCCAAGCCAGCTTGTGTTCATGAGGATCTACTGTGGCCTGAAAACCTCATGTGTCGTGACTTCTGGGCAACTTGCAAATGCACACATTGACTACACGTCTAGACCTGCCGTTGTGTTCCGGATATCGGCCAAGAATGAGAAGGGCTACGGACCAGCCACACAAGTTCGGTGGCTTCAAG TTCTTCTCGGACAGCTGAGACACCACGGAGGCATTTGTTCCGTTTACTGCTTTCCACGGTGTAAGTATTGTTGTGGCGTGTGGCCAGGCCCGCATGTGCATGCTTTGAGTCTTTAA